Below is a window of Pseudomonas sp. B21-040 DNA.
CCAGTTCAGCCTGAAATTCCCTTACTACTTCTAACTGTTTCAAGCCCAAGGAAAAGGCCCGCTGCGACGTCAATCGCAGCGGGCCTTTTCGTTTCACCGCGCCCTAGCGGATCTGGTGCTTGTGCAGCAATCGGTAGAAAGTCGGTCTGGAAACGCCCAGGACCCTGGCGGCAACGCTCAGGTTGTCACTGTGCCGATTGAGTACATCGCACAGTGCCTGGCGCTCGGCACGGGTCTTGTAGTCTTCGAGGGTGCCCATGGGGGTGGCAAAGGCTTGCTGGCTGATCAACCCCAAGTCTCGCGCTTCGATCTGCCGCCCCTCGGCGAGCACCAACCCGCGCCGCACCCGATTGGCCAGTTCACGGACATTGCCCGGCCAATCATGTTTGCCCATGGCAATCAGTGCGTCTTCGCTGAAACTGCGAGGCCGTCGGCCGGTTTCGTGGCTGTAGAAATGGGAGAAGTGGTTGGCCAGCATCGACAGGTCGCCGTGACGTTCACGCAGAGGTGCCGTCACCACTTGCAGGACGTTCAGGCGGTAATATAAATCTTCACGAAAACGCTTCTTCTCAATGGCGGCCTCAAGGTCGACGTGCGTCGCCGCCAAAACCCGCACATCCACCGGAATCGGCTGACTCCCACCTACGCGTTCGATGTGTTTTTCCTGTAGGAAACGCAACAGATTGGCTTGCAGTTCCAGCGGTAAATCGCCGATTTCATCAAGGAATAATGTGCCGCCGTTCGCGGCTTCTATCCGCCCGACCTTGCGCTGGTGAGCGCCGGTGAAGGCGCCTTTTTCATGGCCAAACAA
It encodes the following:
- a CDS encoding sigma-54 dependent transcriptional regulator produces the protein MIEAPALRRLLVVDPCDDCHRLLPGLRSVGWDVDSCSLENAADRTCDVGLLRLQPFHLERPEAVKELISRSGTEWIAVLNQEVLRLQNVGDFVCEWFFDFHTLPFDVSRVQVTLGRAFGMARLRGQGTIHIDQPEHELLGDSKPIRELRKLLSKLAPTESPVLIRGESGTGKELVARTLHRQSQRHSKPFVAINCGAIPEHLIQSELFGHEKGAFTGAHQRKVGRIEAANGGTLFLDEIGDLPLELQANLLRFLQEKHIERVGGSQPIPVDVRVLAATHVDLEAAIEKKRFREDLYYRLNVLQVVTAPLRERHGDLSMLANHFSHFYSHETGRRPRSFSEDALIAMGKHDWPGNVRELANRVRRGLVLAEGRQIEARDLGLISQQAFATPMGTLEDYKTRAERQALCDVLNRHSDNLSVAARVLGVSRPTFYRLLHKHQIR